The DNA window GGACTTTATTTGGAAGAATTACTTCCTTTATTAGAGTTAGAAAACATGTCAGATGAAGATATGGTGGATTATCTCGCTAATTGTATGGTAAGTGCTGCAGAACGAAGACCTTCCATTGAAACATTACTTCACGCATTTATCGACGCATTACATGTCGACCATGTACACTCTGATGCAATCTGCACATTAACCAATCATGAAAATGCGGAAGAAATCATACATGAAATATTAGGTAAAGACGTTGCTTTTGTTCCTTACTATCGACCTGGATTTAAGCTTTCTAAAGTAGTACAACAATTTTCAACTAGTTATGCGGTTGTATTGGAGCATCATGGGCTTGTTACTTGGGGAAATACACATGAAGAATCCTATTTAAAAACAATTGAATTAGAAGAGAAAGCAAAAGCATATATTAACAGCCATAAATCCAAAAAAGAAACAGAAAGTCAAGAGAAATTAACGACTGATAAGATCACGAAACTCCTTCTGCGTTTACGTGGACAACTCTCTCAAAAGCAGAAACAAATTATTACGATTGATGAGAATCAGCTGAATATCGCAAATCGAAAAGATGTGGAACAAATCGCAACTGGTGGAAGATCCACACTTGAGCATATTTTAAGAATAGGAAAAGACTCACTGGTGATTTCGGAAAATGATGATTGTAAACATGCCATTCAATCCTACCGAGAAAGGTATACAAATTTTTTCATTAAGTTTAAAAGCAGACTACCAAAAGGTTATGATATGCATGATAATATTGATCCTAAAGTAGGTCTAATACCTGCTGTAGGCTGTTTCGGTGCAGGAATCTCTCTAGATAATGCAAAAAGAAATATAGAAATCGCAAGGCATTCGCATGAAGCGACTGCGAATGTTCTCGACATATTTCACTCGTCAAAAAACCTGACAGAAGAAGAAGCTTTCGACATTGATTATTGGCCGCTTGAATTATATAAGCTAACGCTTTCACCAGCAGTTCCAAATTTGGCAGGATACATTTTTATCGTCATTGGCATAAATAATCATCATGAAGAACTAATGTTGAAAAAACTACTAAAAAAAGGCGCACATATTGTAGCGGTAGCCGATTACACGGAAAACCTTAGCGTTATGTTAGATACTTATAAAAATCAAATCAAGTTAATGGATGGTAATCATGTGGAACAAGCAATTCAAAAAGCAATCTTACATTACGGTGGGTTAGATGGTGTAATTTTAGGGGAAAATGCAGCGTTATCCAAGGATCACGTTATTAAATTAAATGAAGTATTTGACATGCAAGAAATGACAGGTTTCATTCTGAAAACAGATGAAAGTACCCTAAATTTGGATGAACATCATGCGTTGAATGCCACTAGTATTATTAATGCAACAGCAAATCAAACTGCATTAGAAGGGATTCTTTCTTTATTGGGAAATTGATTTTTCCTAACAAGTTGATTCGGAGTATCCATCTAGAGGCGAAAGTCCATTGTCCGAGCCAGGAGCAATTGCGATGGCAGACCTAACAATTAGACGGGATTTTACTCGAGTGCTAGCTTTTCATACGCAAGGAGAAGTTATTTATTGGGGCTTGAAAACCTCGAAAAGCTCGCCATGATCATCAGCGAAAAATAAACAACTGTTTGCTCAATATAAGCAAACAGTTGTTTATTTTTGTGAACGAAAGGTATTTCGTGTGTAACGTTATTTGAATACTTACGTCTAAATACTTTGAAATCCAACATATAGAAAAAGAGGAGTACATAACAATGAAAAAAATAATGGTTCTTATGTTAATGCTAGTATTATGCGTGGTCGTGACAGCTTGTTCTAATGATGAGTCAGCTGCAGTAGAGGCGAAGTTGTCTGCGAAAGAGATGACTGACCAAATGGTAAAGGAAGTCGAGCAACCTTCTCAAATTGAATTGGCACCAGAAGAAGTGAAGGGTTTATACAATATTGATCCTGAGAAGCTTGAGGATTATTCGATTAGAATACCAATGATGAATGTAAAGACAAATGAAATCGCAATTTTGAAAGTGAAAGACGCTAAAGATGTACCAGATGTGGAGTTAGGAGTAAAAGAAAGAGCAGAAAGTGTGAAAAAGCAATTCGAACATTACCTTCCGGACCAGTATGAGAACGCCAAAAACTATAAACTAGTGACAAAAGGAAACTATGTATTATTGGTTATCTCTGACAAAGCAGACGAGCTTGTAAAAGTTTACGACGGCTTCTTTGATCAAAAATAAACAACCATGGTATTTAGCAGCCTGCTTTTCTTATTCTTATTCTTACCCATTGTTCTAGCTCTTTACTATTGTTCCTCAAGGAGGATTAGAAATCTCCTATTATTTATAGTGAGTCTTATCTTCTATGCCTGGGGGGAGCCAGTTTACATTGTAATTATGTTAGTATCAACTCTTACAGATTATAGCTTTGGGTTACTACTTGATAGACCCAATTTGACTAAGGTAAAACGAAAAGGCATTGTTGTATTTTCCATTATCGTTAACCTTGCACTATTATCTTATTTTAAATATGCAGATTTTCTTATTCAAAATGTAAATGCGATGTTAGGTACGAATATCCCTTTAATCGAACTTGCACTGCCAATTGGAATATCCTTTTACACGTTTCAATCGATGTCATACATCATAGACGTATATAGAGGAACTGCTAAAGCACAGCGGAATTGGATTGATTTTGGAACATACGTCGCCTTGTTCCCTCAATTGGTTGCAGGGCCAATCGTGCAATATAACACGATTGCAGAACAGCTCCACAAGCGGTCAGAAAGTATCAAGATGTTCGCAGAGGGTGTTCAACGATTCACTATCGGACTGGCAAAGAAGGTGCTACTAGCCAATAATATTGGCTTGCTTTGGGACACCATCTCGAACTCAAATCCAGATTCTATGCCTGTATTAACGGCTTGGCTTGGCATAATCGCATTTGCCTTCCAAATCTATTTTGATTTTAGCGGTTATTCCGATATGGCCATTGGACTTGGTCTCATGTTCGGTTTTCGTTTTAATGAGAATTTCAACAAACCGTATATTGCTCAGAGCATTACGGACTTCTGGAGGAGATGGCATATATCTCTGGGCAGTTGGTTTCGCGAGTACGTCTACATTCCACTTGGAGGCAATCGCCGCGGTTTAATCATTCAAATGCGTAATATTCTCATCGTTTGGATCCTAACGGGATTTTGGCATGGAGCTAGTTGGAATTTCATACTGTGGGGATTGTATTTCGGCGTAATTTTACTTATTGAAAAATGGTGGGGATTAAATCTACTGCTTCGCTTACCACGTTGGGTTAGACACATGTATACACTTATGCTCATCCTCATCGGATGGGTGCTATTCGCCTTTGAACAGCCTTCCGTGATTGTTCGTTATTTGAGTGCTATGGTAGGATTTAATGGCCAATTACTTTGGAATAACGACACAGTGTACTTTCTTTATACGAATGCGGTTTTGCTAATAGTATTGGTTATTGCCTCTTTACCTAAGAAAGAAGCGTCAAAGAATAATGAATTGTCTCTTATTCACCTTGTTTGGTATGGGTTTCTTTTCTTGCTTTCCGTAGCTTACTTGGTAGACGCGACTTTTAACCCGTTCTTATATTTTCGTTTCTAGGGAGGTAAAAAATGATGAAGCAGAAAGCGGAGCGGTTATTGGTCTTTGGGTTTGTCGGAACGCTATTTCTATTCGCTCTCTTCTTTTTTATATTGCCCCGGGAACGTTTCTCGGAGCTAGAAAACAGGTATTTACAGGCTTCGCCTCATCTAACATGGGATAACTTAATGTCCAAGAAATATGCAGAAGAGGCTGAGAGCTTTGTCACGGACCACTTTCCTTTTCGGGATGAGTGGTTGTGGATAAAATCAACTGTGGAACAATTTCGGCTACAACAAGAGAATAACGGTATTTATAAAGGAAAAGATGAATATTTATTGGAAAAGTTCTTAGAGCCTGACTATACGAAGATTCAGCAATATACAGAGGCGGTAAACCTATTTGCTAGCAACCAACCGCAAGTGGACATGACTTTCATGCTAGTTCCCACATCGATTGGACTTTATCCTGAACGTTTACCATGGTTAGCGCCATCGTATCCTCAAAAGAAAGTAAACCAATTTATCGAAGATCAACTGCTTAACGAGATAACCTTTATGAATGGATTTCAATTCCTGGAACCACATGCAACTGATCCAATATATTATCGGACTGACCATCATTGGACGACATACGGGGCTTATTTGGCTTATGTTGCGTATGCCGAGCAGAAGGGGTGGGATCCCCTTTCTAAGAAGGATTTCCAAATACAAACAGTGAGCAATTCGTTTCTAGGGAGCTATCATACAAGGAGTCAGTTTAATGGAATATTGCCGGATACTATTGAAGCTTATATTCCTCGTGAACCTACTCATACGGAGATGTATATTGCGGATACAAATGAAACGATGACGGGTATGTACGATGCGAGCTTTCTTGCTAAAAAAGATCAATATTCCTATTTTTTAGGTGGCGTACACGCTTTAATGAAGCTTACTACGGAGCTTGACTCACGTCAGATTGAACAAGATAAGTTGCTAATCCTTAAAGATTCGTATGCGCATAGCATGATCCCTTTTCTCACAAGACATGTACCAGAAATCCATGTGATAGACATTCGGTATTATAACGGGAGCATTACTGAGTATTTGACCAAAAATGAAATTAATGACGTTTTGTTTTTATTTAACACATCCACTCTAGTGAGCGATTCAGCACTTTTGAAACTGAATTACTAGAGAATCAACCCCAGTAGTATCTTTCTATTAATCCGTAAAAGAAGCAAAAGAGCGTCCGAAATGGTGACAGTAAAAATCAAAAGAGGAGCCGAAAATATATCTTCGGCTCCTTACTTATATATAGAAAGAGTCTATTCTTTCCTTGCAATCCCAAAGCGTTTCGCCAAAGCTTACCACATGTATAATAATAAGGACTCCCCCTAAGCGATTTCATTAATGCATCATATGTAAGGATTAATAAAAAGTGTATTTACCTAGGGGGGAGTGGTGAAAACTAACATTTCATTAGCGAAATATAAAATATTGTTAAATAGTTATAAATATAATGCTGACAGAAAAATCCCCAATGTCTTTTCATAGATTTCATCAAATTGTGTGAGTGGTAACGGATTTATTCCTTTCCCAACCTCAACAGTAAAGCCAGGTCTCCGCCAGTCTTGAATAAACCAATCCTTATATCCTGCGTAACTTTCGATCGATTGAATGGGCTCGTATCCGCTGACTCTACTAAACACGGTGACAATCGCTTCCGTTTCAGGTGGTTCGAGGTTTTGAAACCCCCAATAAATAACTTCTCCTTGCGTATGAAAAGCTAGTACTTGAGCAAAATCCCGTCTCCTAGTTAGGTCTGCCATCGCAATGGCTTCTGGCTCGGACAATGGACTTTCGCCTCCATAATCTCTTGGTCCTGGAGTTTTTGGATTGCGTGCTCGTTCCAATTCCCAGAGTGCAGGAAATTGATCATTCAGATCCACTCCATGTATATTCGCTTTCCATCCTGAAAAGTCCGTGCTGCCATTATTCCATTTGATAACGTTGCTTCTATAAGGTTCCTCAGAAGGTGGACCATTTATCACTAGATCAACTCCATCCGGATTAACCATCGGAACAATGGATAATGTCGAGTGCTCATATAAAGGGGATGTTACAAGACCGCGGATCGTATTCTGGTTCGTTAATGACAGTACATAATCATTTAAGAAGGTCAAAAGGATAGGAGTAGTAATCCATTCATTCGCATGAAACGAACCATTATAATGGACTCTCTTATTACCATTTCCAATTAAAATTTCAGGTATGTCACGACCTAAAACGGAATCGCCAATAGAAGAAACCTGCAAGAATGGATAAACAGTCTGTAACTGTCTAATATCTTTCATCATGGTATCGTAATCATAATTTTGTTTCCCATTCACAATTCTCCAGGTAACTCTAAGAGGAAGAGTAATTGTCTGCCCTGTTTGCAGGCTATTCGGGTTCACACCAGGGTTAAGAAGCAGAATTGCATCTAGAGGAAGGTCTCGACTTTCCGCAATTGACCAAAAAGTGTCACCCGGTTGTATTTGATAACTAACCGTAACAAATCCAGGGATTTTAATGAGTTGCCCTACCGAGACCGTTTGAGGGTTAATGTTTCGGTTGGAATTGATAATAAGCTGTTGAGGAATCTTAAATAATTGGCTGTAATACCAAAGGGAATCCCCACGTCTAACATATACGTCCATGTCGTTCCTCCACTTCATTGAGTACATTATAAAAGTATATGAAAAAATGAAGGGGATTGTGAATTCAAAGATTTCTATACAAATAGAGACTAAATTCTCTTAAATTGGGTAAACTCTTAGTGAAATAGTGTTTATTCTATAAATTAACGAATATAGTAGTGTAATGCATACAGGTGACCTGATGAACAAAAACGTATCAATTTAAACTGAAAGAGGTGAACAAATGAGCTTTAAGATTGCCGTATTTGTTTGTTTAATTTTAATGGGGTTAGTGGCGTGTATTACCTATTATCTAGGAAAAAAAGTGTCCAATAGTCTAATGAAATATATTCCTGTTTTTTCTTTTGCTATTGGTGTGCTCTTCTTTTATATCAAACTTAACTTTATTTCTTATAAACCAAATTCCTTCGATGGCATTTATGATATGATCGCAATTATTATACTTATTATTGTTTGTAGTATTGCTTTTTTAGAAGCGGTCATAATTGATATTGTAGAAAACAGAAAATTATTTAAGAGAAGCAATATGGCTGTACGAAAGGCAATAAAATTAATAGATGTAAAGAAAGTATTTAAGATTAAAATGCCAGGTGGTATTGTCAAGAAAATTAGGGGTTATATAGGAATGATTAGATAAAGTAGTTTGGTATTATGTTGGTTGCTTCCTTCAGGACAATTGACATAATTTGAGAAAAAAATATAGGCTTATCGATTTAGGTTAATTCTTTTAATCTCAATCGATAAGCCTGTTTTTTATAGATGTAAAGGAAAAAATTTCTTTATGATGAATATATCCCTAAGCAATAATAAAAAATTCAAACAAGGGGGAAAATCATGAAGAAAAAATGGATGACCATGGTGATGGCTTGGATGTTGGTTATGGGCATGTTCAGTTTTCACAATGTTGCTCAAGCAGAAGAATCAGTAGAGGAAACGTTAAGCGATTCTATTACTAGAATTGTAGAAGAAAAATTAGCCGGAGCAGATGTGAGTATTACGGTAAGAGACCGAATCTCTGGTGAAATGGTATATGACTACAATGCTCAAACAACTATAAAACCAGCATCCAATATGAAACTGTTAACCACTGCAGCGGCTTTAGATGTACTAGGAAAGGATTACCGTTTTAATACAAGCCTTTATACTACTGGGAAGATGTCCAATGGGGTTTTAAAAGGTGACGTCTATTTAAAAGGAGAAGGTGATCCAACCCTATCCATCGGAGACCTACAACAGTTCGCAGCAGAGTTAAAAGCACAGGGTATTCATAAAATTGATGGCCGGATTGTCGGTGATGACAAATGGTTTGATGATGATTTATTAACACCTGGGATTTGGGTTGAGGACGAGTCTTATTATTACGCTGCACCTATTTCAGCTTTAACCACTTCTCCAAACACAGACTACGATTCTGGAACGATTATCGTAGAAGCAATTGGGACTGTAGTTGGAGAATTACCTTCCATTAAAGTAACGCCGAACATTGGTGATTTACAAATAGTAAATGAAGCACAAACTGTAGAATCTGGAAAAAGCAATACAGTAACAATTGAAAGATTATATCAAACAAACCAGATTGTCATTAGTGGGAATCTTCCTGTCGATAAAACGAAAAAAGAATGGGTGACTGTTCAGCATCCAACGACACATACATTGACAATGTTCCAAGCAGTTTTAGCAGAAGCAGGAATCGAGTATTCAAAAGAAAAAGTATTTCAAGCTGCAACACCACATAGTGCTCAACTCGTTGCAATGAAGCAATCAATGACACTGGAGCAACTGTTAATCCCGTATATGAAACTAAGTAATAATGGTATTGCGGATATTTTAGTAAAAACAATGGGTAAAGTGAAAAATCATCACGGTAGCACAAAGGCTGGTTTAGAAGTTATAAAAGAATATGGAAACTCAAATAACTTAAATATGGCAGATTGGCAATTTGAAGATGGCTCTGGAATGTCTCATGAAAATAGGGTTTCGAGTTTATTAGTGAGTGAATTGTTGTATAAAGTGCAAGGAGAAGATTGGTTTACTACCTATTTTACTAGCTTGCCAGTAGCTGCAAATACGGATCGAATGGTAGGAGGTACTTTAAGAAACCGATTAAAAGATCCGCTAACGGCAGGAAAAGTCTATGCAAAAACAGGCTCATTAACTGGTGTTAGTACACTAAGTGGTTATTTAGAGGCAAGCAGCGGGCAATCATATATCTTTAGTGTGTTGGTTCAAAATAAATCGGGGGCATCCACAGCGATTGATGAAATTGTGAAAGAAATAGCGGAAGAATTGTAGTGATTTGAGTTAGTGCTACTACTATTCATCATGCATGGGAAGAGGAACAAATAAGAAATAAGCCTGTAAACTTAATTATTTCAACTGAACTAGATATTTGATGCGAATAAAAACACCTTTTCGTTGAAACCGGGTATTGTACCTGTAAATACAACGTGGAGGTGTTTTTTCTATTGAGGAAAGAGACTTCTTGTTTAGAGTAGGGTAAAGATAGATATCTTTAAATCTCGTAGAGATTTTAATTGGTTATTAGACGCTGCTTAGACAAGAGAGGAAGTGAACCAACATGTAATTGCGGATGCTTTATTAACTTTTCTATTATGAGTAATTAAAACTAACCGTACTAAAGAAAAGTTAATAATAAGTTTTTAATTACAAAACTTTTATATTTTGTTACTATATACCTGTATTGATATTTCTAACTTGGTTCATTTTTAATGGGGAAGGAGTGCTTTTATGAGAAAAATTATAATGGAAAATTTGTCGGAATTATATAATGAAGAAGAAAAAAATATACGTGAAGTTATTAAATTATATAAAATACCAGAAAAATACAAATTAATAAATGTTAAAAGCAGATTAGTAGTGGAGAAGGGTGAAATTTCAAATAATAATAACATTACGTTAGATTACTTTAAAGAATTATTAAATCGTCTTTATAACATCAGATTTCCAAATAGATCTTTTATTATGAAAGAATTAATGAATATTATTCCTTATCTTAATAAATATCATCAATATACAATAATTAAAATAGATTTTGAAAAGTTTTTTTATAATGTTAATGTTGGAGAAATAAAAAAAATATTAATAAATGATGGTTTACTGTATGAAAAAGAATTGAATTTTTTAGTCAAGTATTTAAATAAAAATAGAATTCTTTATCCCGGAGTAGGTATCCACAATACTTTATTAGAAATACTTGGAGATAAGTTTAACAAAAAGGTAAGAGAGACTTTTAAGGACGATGGGCTAATATTTTTCGCTAGATATGTAGATGATTCCATTTTAATATTTGATCAACATTTAGATGATCAAGATGTTATGGACAAATTAAAACAAATAACTTCAAAAGTTTTGGGAAAAGATATAAAAATAAATCAAAATAAATCAAAAGTAATAAAATCCACAGATGGAATCGAAAAGTTTGAATATTTAGGATATTTATTCGAGAAACGACAAAATGGTAAATATTGCATAGGTATTGCTAGTTCAAAGTTAAAAAAATACAAAATAAAATTAGAAAAAATTGTGTTGGAATATAAAGGTGACAATAATCTTGAAAAAATGTGTTTAAAGTTAGAAATTCTTTATAAAAGAACAGTTTATTGGGGAAATACTAGAAAAATAAAATACAAGAGATGGCAAGTGAGGGGGTTAAGTGATTCGTACAAAGAATTAAGGAGGTTTATGACTAACTTAGAAGATTTCTCTAAAATTACTAAAGAGACTGAAAATTTTTTTGTTAAAGATTTAGAAACTATTTTTAAAAAGAACTCTCTTAATATTCCACCTGAAATAGAAAGTAAGATTGCAAATAAATCTTATAGTGCTGCATTCTTTAATAATAGAGCTATAATGCTAAATAAAACTATCGGATTAAGTCAAAAAGACTTAGTCAAAAGGCTCGATACTTTGGGGGTATCAGTAAAAAATGGTACTAGTTATGAGGAATTGGCCTTATCTTTTCTTAAGAAAATTCCTTAAAAATAGAAAACCGATGAATATGAAGAAATTCAACGGTTTCTTTAAAAGATAGCTAAATTTTAAGATGAACTTATGTAACTTGTAAAGCTAAACAGGTTCATCCCAATCAATATTATCTTTTGATATTGTGTATAAATACATTAACAAAAAATAGGAAGAGGTGTCAAGTATGAATAAAAAATTCTTGCGTCTAAAAAGGCAGTCTTTAGATTATTTATTAACAGATCTACTACCTTATGAAAAAGGAAATCATTATACACACCGTTATTTTTATGAATATATTATTTCAAATAAAAAGACTTTTAATAAAATACTAAAAAACTTAAAATATCAAGTTCCATATTTTGATCCAAAGTGGCACTCATCTCCTTTAAGTTTTAAAGTAAGTAAAAGGGTTGGGGGTTTTAGAGAAATCTCTTTTGTTAACCCTCTTGGATTAATTCAATCTCTCTTTTTTATTGAATTATTTCAAGACGAAATTTTAACTGCAATAAGTAATAAAAAAAGTTTTTCTATTAGAAAAGCAACTTATACAAATGAATTATATTATAAAAAAAATAACAAACAAATAGTAACGTACAACTCACAAGGAAGTGGGAAGAATCAATTACTTATTTCTTTAGAATCCAGTGGTAGCTATTTTAAACATAAACCTTACAAAACAATAACTAGCTATCTAAATAGTAATCACTTTTTTAAAACAAAAGAACGATATAGATTTTTAATGAAACTGGATATACAAAATTGTTTTCCTAGCATATACACTCATTCTTATAAATGGATGATTACAAATAAAACATATGATTCAAAAAATTTAAAAGTCACCAATACTATTCATAAAAACATTGATACATATTTACAAAATATTAATGGTTCAAAGACTAATGGTGTGATTGTAGGACCTGAAATCAGTAGATTATTAGTTGACTATCTATAATCCACCTAGATCAGTTAATTTATGAAGAATTAGAATTAAGAGGCCTAATGTTAAATAAGGATTATAAAATACATCGATTAGTTGACGATTTCTACATATATACTCAAAAAAAAGATGATGAAGAAATAATATTGGAAGTAATTTCATCTCGTTTAAACAAGTTTCAACTTTTTTTAAATCAAGGTAAGATTCAAAGATTAAATAGTGAAACACCTATAAATTCATGGGTTTTCAAGGTAGAAGGAATAATTAAGAAATTAATGCAACAGTTTGAATTCTATCAAGAGAAAAGTAAAGATGAAAACAATGATGAAGATGATAAATTAAAAGTAAAACAAATAAACCTAAATAAACTTCAACAAGAAATACTACTAATAATACAAGAAACAAACGAAAAAGTGTTGGTTAGTTCATATATTTTCTCCACGCTATTAAAATTTATTGAGATGAACAAAAATATAAAAATTGATTCTAAGTACTTGGAACCAATATTGAATTTAGCTACCTTTCTTTATGTACAAAACGTAAGTTACGATTCTACCCAAAAAATTATAAGATTGTACACTTTAATTATAAATATACAGCCTGAATATATGAAAGAGAATATTAGTTGGAATATAGAAAGATATAGAGAGGCTATATTTGGCAATTTCACGAATGATTGGATAGATATCTTGTTATTTATTTCTACTTACAATATACAGTTGAATACAAGTACGCATGAATATATTTTCAATAATTTAGACTTTAGAGATAACCCGGTGAATTTAGCAGTAAAGCTAATAAATCTTAGTTCTAAAGGTAAACTTCCAAAAAACGAAGTGGAAAAAATAGATAAGATAATAAAAGAAAAGATAAGTTTAATAAACTGGCAATGCTTTTTTGAAGACCCAAATAGTTGGTGGGTTTTAATATTCTATTCTTTCCCTCATTTAAAGAAGGACACTAAAGACATTCTTAATATTAAATTGAAATCCATTATAGGAATTGAAGGTGATGAAGATATTTCATACGAAGACAATGATTCTGCTATTTTGTTAGCAAATAAATTTATAATAAAATTTATACTTGACAAAAATGCACATTTTATAGAATGGGATTTTGCGACTGACAAATATTTAGAAAAATATTTTTTTTATACCAAGAATAGGATGCTTTTTAATCCTGGCAACATTGTTGACTTTGATATTTCAAGATAACAATTTTTTGCTGTTACAATGATTTACTGACTCACAATGAAATAAGTTCTTACAAGATAATTAATTAGTTTTCTAAATTAGTTCTTATAAGAAAGGTTACAAAGCATTCCTTCAAACGACTCTGGATACCTTATTCACCTCTTCATCTGTAACACACTTCAAAAAAACTAAAAAACTAAGTGCGCAGTGGTTGCTAGAGTGCGACGGATACACATTTGCCACAGGATTACCGAAAAGAAAAAAACGGCTGGAAGTGAAGAAGTCAACTTCCAGCCTTTTTTATCATTCTCTCGTTGAAGGTGTAGTAGATGTGCAATCCAAAGCAAACCGGAACCCATCTTGGCACCATGATATTTCTATTTCTTCATATGTCTAATCTTCTCTTCATCCGGCGTGACAAACAATGTCGTCTGTTCAAAATAAATCACAAACCCTGGTTTAGCCCCGCTCGGTTTCTTCACTTGCTTAATCACTGTATAGTCAACCGGCACGGAAGCAGATTCGCGAGCTTTACTAAAATAGGCTGCAAGATTGGCTGCCTCTAATAGTGCTGTATCAGATGGATTGTCGGAATGTATAACAACATGGGATCCTGGGATATCCTTGGTATGGAGCCATGTGTCTGTTTTTCTTGCTAGTTTGAATGTAACGAAATCATTTTGTTTGTTGTTTTTGCCGACGGAAATTTCTGTGCCGTCTGAGGCAATGAATTTTTCAGGCGTTGGTTTTGTTGGTTTTTTCTTCTTTTTCGACGCTCTTGCTTTCAATAAGCCTTGCTCGGTTAGTTCTTCTCGAATTTCTTCGATGTCGGTTGGCGATGCTTGCATCACTTGTTGTAGTAGTAATTCGAAATAAGCAATATCTTCTTTTGTGATTTCGAATTGCTGCTCAATTTTGAGTAATGCTGTTTTTGCTTTTGTGTATCGGTTGTAGTAGCTTTGTGCATTTTGAGTTGGTGTTTTTCGGTTGTCTAATGGAATAACGACTGTTTTTTCATTTTCGTCGTAGTAGTTCACTAGCTCAACTTCTTTTGCCCCTTTTTCCATTGCGTAGGCATTTGCCATTAATAGCTCGCCGTATAGTTGGAAAGTATCTAGTTTTTCAGCTTGTTCGAAGTCTTTTTGGAGTTTTTTCATTTTTAGCTTCAATTTATTTAATTCGTTTTGAAGCCATCTTTCTA is part of the Psychrobacillus sp. FSL H8-0483 genome and encodes:
- a CDS encoding class II aldolase/adducin family protein; this encodes MVNQPFTIPGESNISKLVNRSKLLGIDPNLVLYGGGNTSSKMEEIDHLGRRRTILRIKGSGCDLKTITEQDFSGLYLEELLPLLELENMSDEDMVDYLANCMVSAAERRPSIETLLHAFIDALHVDHVHSDAICTLTNHENAEEIIHEILGKDVAFVPYYRPGFKLSKVVQQFSTSYAVVLEHHGLVTWGNTHEESYLKTIELEEKAKAYINSHKSKKETESQEKLTTDKITKLLLRLRGQLSQKQKQIITIDENQLNIANRKDVEQIATGGRSTLEHILRIGKDSLVISENDDCKHAIQSYRERYTNFFIKFKSRLPKGYDMHDNIDPKVGLIPAVGCFGAGISLDNAKRNIEIARHSHEATANVLDIFHSSKNLTEEEAFDIDYWPLELYKLTLSPAVPNLAGYIFIVIGINNHHEELMLKKLLKKGAHIVAVADYTENLSVMLDTYKNQIKLMDGNHVEQAIQKAILHYGGLDGVILGENAALSKDHVIKLNEVFDMQEMTGFILKTDESTLNLDEHHALNATSIINATANQTALEGILSLLGN
- a CDS encoding DUF4358 domain-containing protein, encoding MKKIMVLMLMLVLCVVVTACSNDESAAVEAKLSAKEMTDQMVKEVEQPSQIELAPEEVKGLYNIDPEKLEDYSIRIPMMNVKTNEIAILKVKDAKDVPDVELGVKERAESVKKQFEHYLPDQYENAKNYKLVTKGNYVLLVISDKADELVKVYDGFFDQK
- a CDS encoding MBOAT family O-acyltransferase, with translation MVFSSLLFLFLFLPIVLALYYCSSRRIRNLLLFIVSLIFYAWGEPVYIVIMLVSTLTDYSFGLLLDRPNLTKVKRKGIVVFSIIVNLALLSYFKYADFLIQNVNAMLGTNIPLIELALPIGISFYTFQSMSYIIDVYRGTAKAQRNWIDFGTYVALFPQLVAGPIVQYNTIAEQLHKRSESIKMFAEGVQRFTIGLAKKVLLANNIGLLWDTISNSNPDSMPVLTAWLGIIAFAFQIYFDFSGYSDMAIGLGLMFGFRFNENFNKPYIAQSITDFWRRWHISLGSWFREYVYIPLGGNRRGLIIQMRNILIVWILTGFWHGASWNFILWGLYFGVILLIEKWWGLNLLLRLPRWVRHMYTLMLILIGWVLFAFEQPSVIVRYLSAMVGFNGQLLWNNDTVYFLYTNAVLLIVLVIASLPKKEASKNNELSLIHLVWYGFLFLLSVAYLVDATFNPFLYFRF
- a CDS encoding DHHW family protein, with amino-acid sequence MMKQKAERLLVFGFVGTLFLFALFFFILPRERFSELENRYLQASPHLTWDNLMSKKYAEEAESFVTDHFPFRDEWLWIKSTVEQFRLQQENNGIYKGKDEYLLEKFLEPDYTKIQQYTEAVNLFASNQPQVDMTFMLVPTSIGLYPERLPWLAPSYPQKKVNQFIEDQLLNEITFMNGFQFLEPHATDPIYYRTDHHWTTYGAYLAYVAYAEQKGWDPLSKKDFQIQTVSNSFLGSYHTRSQFNGILPDTIEAYIPREPTHTEMYIADTNETMTGMYDASFLAKKDQYSYFLGGVHALMKLTTELDSRQIEQDKLLILKDSYAHSMIPFLTRHVPEIHVIDIRYYNGSITEYLTKNEINDVLFLFNTSTLVSDSALLKLNY
- a CDS encoding M14 family metallopeptidase, which codes for MDVYVRRGDSLWYYSQLFKIPQQLIINSNRNINPQTVSVGQLIKIPGFVTVSYQIQPGDTFWSIAESRDLPLDAILLLNPGVNPNSLQTGQTITLPLRVTWRIVNGKQNYDYDTMMKDIRQLQTVYPFLQVSSIGDSVLGRDIPEILIGNGNKRVHYNGSFHANEWITTPILLTFLNDYVLSLTNQNTIRGLVTSPLYEHSTLSIVPMVNPDGVDLVINGPPSEEPYRSNVIKWNNGSTDFSGWKANIHGVDLNDQFPALWELERARNPKTPGPRDYGGESPLSEPEAIAMADLTRRRDFAQVLAFHTQGEVIYWGFQNLEPPETEAIVTVFSRVSGYEPIQSIESYAGYKDWFIQDWRRPGFTVEVGKGINPLPLTQFDEIYEKTLGIFLSALYL